Part of the SAR202 cluster bacterium genome, CCCTCGACGATGGAACAGCACCACCTTCGACGCGTAATTAGCCAGCGTCAGCGCCTCGTCCGCCGCCGAATCCCCGCCGCCGACCACTCCCACCACCTGGTCCTGGAACAGCGGCCCGTCGCATGTCGCGCAGTGCGACAGTCCCCGCCCTTGCATCTCCTCCTCCCGCGCCAGCCCCAGCCTCCGCAGCGACGACCCCGCCGCCACTATCACCGCCGCCGCCCGGTATTCGCCTTCCTCCGTTGCCAGCACCCTATCCTCCCCCTCCAGCCTCAAATCGACAACCTCATCCGTCAAAATCTCCGCCCCCGCGTTCATCGCCTGCTCCTGTATCAGCGGCGCCAGTTCCGCCCCCGATATACCCTGCGGAAACCCCGGAAAATTCTCGATTCGCTCCACATTTATAATCTGCGCCCCGGGCATCATGCGCTCAAGCACAGCCGTCCGCAGGCCGTAGCGCGCGGCGTACAGCCCCGCCGTCAGCCCCGCCACCCCTGCCCCGACTATTAGCAAATCATATTTCTTATCCACGTATCCTCCACGTTTGGCTGGACGGCTCTGCTAAGGACACCCTAACTGAGCAAGCCTGGATTCTCCCCTTCTTCTTTCCTCTCCCCTTGTGGGAGAGGATTATGGAACACCTTAATTCCCATGTAATCGTGACATCCCGATGCTAATCGGGAAGGTGAGGGGTAAAACCCTAGAAGCACAATGCAAGTATTATGGTCACCTTCCACGCTGCGAATATCCCCTGCCCCTTGAAACAATTCAGGCCGCAAGCGTGCAGCCTGCGGCCTGAACAAACTCTCAATCAACGGAACCTACACCAGGTTCTCCTTCCGCATGGCCGACAGCGTCTTCTCGAAGGCACCCACTGTCTTCTCCACGTCTTTCTTCGTATGCACCGCGCTGACGATGAACCCTCGTCCGCCCATAATGTCCACGCCATTGTTGATCATCGACTTCTTGAAATTGGGCAGCGCGCCGGCCTTGGCCCCATGGTGCAGCTTCTCGGATGACACCTTCCACACCTCCTCCGGGTCGCTCTCGACGCCGAAGGCTATCAGCACCAGCGACGACACCCCGTGGGCCACGCCCGGCACCTCCATCTTCGAGAACACCTCGTTCAAGCCTTTGCGAAGCTCCGCCGCCGTGGCGTCAGCCCTGGCGTTTATCGGCTCCTTGGCCAGCATTTCCAGGGCCGTGTACCCCGCCACCGCAGACAGCGGGTTGGCGTTGAACGTCCCGTTATGCGCCACACGCCTCTTGTTGTCAAAGGCCGCGTCGCCTCGATGCTGAATCATGTCGATGATGTCGGCCTTGCCGCCCACAGCGCCGCCCGGCAGTCCTCCCGCCACAATCTTGGCCATAGTCGTTAGGTCAGGTGTAATGCCATACTTCACCTGGGCCCCACCCTTAGACAGCCGGAAACCCGTCACCACCTCGTCCAGTATCATCACCACGCCATGCTTCTGCGTAATCTCCCTGAGGCTCTTCAAATAATCCGGGTTCTTCAGCGGGTACTGGCCCATGTGCGGTCCCGTCGGCTCGCTGATAACCCCGGCCACGTCCTTGTCCTTCGACAGCAGCCTGTCCAGCGCCTGCAAGTCCCCCGACGGCACCACCGCCATCGATTCCCATGTGCTGGCCGGAATGCCGCCAGGACTCCCGTCGCCGCCGGCCATAGCGTAGTCGTGCCAGCCGTGGAAGTGGTCCTGGAACTTTACAATCTTGTTCTTGCCCGTGTACGCCCGCGCCATACGCATCGCCATCAGGGTGGCCTCGGTGCCCGAGCTATGGAACCGTATCTTCTCCACCGACGGCATCAGCGCTTTGATTGCCTTGCCCCACCTCAGCTCATACTCCGTGTTCGCCCCCAGGTGCGTGCCCTTCGCCATCTGGTCCTGTACCACCTTTACGATAGCCTGATGCGAGTGACCCAGGATCAGCGCCCCATGACCCGATACATAGTCGACGTACTCAAAGCCGTCCACGTCCCATTTGAGGCCGCCTCTGGCCTCGGTGATATACAGCGGGAAGGGCGTCATATATCGCGTGTCGTGCGTGACGCCGTCCGGAAACGTCTCCGCTGACTGTTTGAACAGCGCCGCCGCCTTGGGGTGCTTCTTTACATACTCTTCAACGATTGTAGGCATTACTGTCTCCTTTTTGAGCAAGTCTAACTCAGTCCCGATTTACGCTTGGCGCCATGATACAATACCGCATGTATCACTCTCAAGGAGCGCCTGGCTGATGAAGAGCTACCTCACCCACCTGGAATGCACCGCCTGCGGCAAGACCCATCCCCACGCCCAGGCCATCCGCACCTGCCCCGACTGTGGCAAGGTCCTCTTCGCCCGCTACGACCTCCCCAAAGCCCGCCGCGAAATCACCCCCAAAGCCTTCCAGGGCCGAGGCAACAGCATGTGGCGTTTCTTCGAGCTTATGCCAGTCCTCAATGAGCGAAACGTCGTCTCCCTGGGCGAAGGCGGCACGCCCCTCCTCAAAGCCGAGCGCCTCGGCAAAAAGCTAGGCCTCAAGAACCTCTACCTCAAGGACGAAGGCCTCAACCCCACCGGCTCCTTTAAAGCGCGAGGCCTCTCCGCCGCCGTCTCCAAAGCCAAAGAGGTCGGCCAGATGCGCGTCACTATACCCACCGCCGGCAATGCCGGCGGCGCCCTGGCCGCTTACGCCGCCCGCGGTGGCCTCGAGTCCTATGTCTTCATGCCCAAGGACGCTCCCGACGCCAACAAGATCGAATGCCAGGTCCTCGGCTCCAACCTCAACCTCGTCGACGGCCTCATCAGCGACGCTGGCCGCATCTCGCAGGAAAAGGCTAAAAAAGAAGGCCTCTTCGACCTATCCACCCTTCGCGAGCCTTACCGCGCCGAAGGCAAAAAGACCATGGCCCTGGAGCTAGCCATCGACCTGGGCTGGAGGGCCCCCGACGCCATTATCTACCCCACCGGCGGCGGCACCGGAATCGTCGGCATGCATAAAGCCTTCAACGAGCTTCGCGAGCTAGGCTGGATCGACTCGCCCCAGCCCAAGTTTGTCTCCATCCAGGCGGAAGGCTGCCAGCCCCTCGTCAAAGCCTACCGCGAGGGCGCCGACAAGGCCGAGCCCTACCCCAACGCTCACACCCTCGCCAGCGGCCTCCGCGTTCCCGGTGTCTTCGCCGACTACATAATCCTCAAAGTGTTACGCGAGACCGGCGGCACAGCCCTCCCGGTCCCTGACCGCGATATGGTCGCCGCCATGAAAGAGCTAGGCGCCGCCGAGGGCGTCTTCGCATGCCCTGAGGGCGCCGCCACCCTGGCCGGCCTCAAACAACTCCTCAAGCAAAACTTCTTCAAAGGCGACGAGACCATCATCCTCATGAACACCGGCTCCGGCCTCAAATACCTGGACGTGCTAAACGCGCATTAGAATTAGTTTCGTCCCTAATGAGCCTGTTCGGCCTTCAGACTTTCATAGTTCGTACAGTTGCGTTCAGGTAAGACTAGTGGTTTGAAGCGAGCGTTACCCATTCTGGTTCTCCCCCTTCGGCCTGGAAGGCGCAGGGGGAGCTAGACGCTGTCCCGAGCCCGCCTCAGGCGGGCCGAAGGAGGGGGTTGTGGTGGTTTATTTTCTTTCCCTCTTCTCCCGTAGTTGGGAGAAGAGGGCTGTAAGCTCGCCGTGGCGAGATAAAGGGTGATGAGGGCCTCTCGGTTAAAGCCAAGGCTAGCTTTTCAGACAAAGCTCATCAATGCAGGGAGCTCCAAGTTTGCCCTTTCGTACAGTGCCGCGCCCCCTTAACGGCTGATACCTGCCACATCTAACCACTGCTAAAGTTATGAAAACTACCCTCGGAGCAGTTGTGGCCCAGGTACCCGCCCGCGAAAATCTATTCCAGGCCTTCCTCCAATGGGGCGCCAGAGGCCTCCCCACCCGCCGCCTGCGGCCAGGTTCTACGCCGCGGCCCTGGTCTTTGTGATAAAAAAGCTCCTCCAACACGAACGGGCCAGCCATTCCCCCATCGCCTCCGACTTCCTCAACCGCTTGTTCCCGGACGCCAATCTTCATTTGCAGGGCGATTGGGATATAGAGAGTCCCATGGCTGACCACGCCGACGGTGAACCCGACATCATTATCACCGCCCCCGGACTCCTCGCCTTCCTGAAGGTCACCGAGTCTAAGCGGGCAAACCCAAAACGGCTTGCTCCCCAAGTTCGCGCTCTCCACGCGTCGTTAGCCAATGAGGGAGCGCGGCAAGGCGTGCGCGCCACCCTTCTTCTCCTCACCCCCTTCGGCGGGCAGTCCCATAAGGCGTCTTCTACCTTTGAATCCTCCTGGCTTAGGGCCTCGCAGCTCCTAGGAGAAATCGACGAGTCGCTGCCAGCCGGCCCCTCCAGCATGGAAGACGCTCTACGTACCCGCGGCCTCATTCAAACCTTTCGACAGTTCCTGAAGGAGAACGGCCTCGCGGTCGAGAAGCTCCATCACGCCCCCACATCCAGCGACCTCCCAAGCGTTGTCAGCCTCCTGATGCAAGTTCGATGGGCGCTGGAAGCTCAAGGCTTGAGCGCCGGCAAGAACGAAGGCCATTCCCCCGCCAGCATCGGCGATTGGATGGGCTGGCAGCTTAAGTCCCGCCGCAAAGCTCCTCGATATTCCTGCGGCATCTACCTCAGCTTCCCCTCCGAAATCGTAGTCCGCTGCCACGGCGCGGCGGACTCCCACCTGCCCCAAATACCAGGCCGCGCTATCACTGGCGGCAACTGGCTCCCCCTGAAAGACGGCTTCGAGTACCGCACCCTCGACGGCGGCTATATCCTAGAGATCAGGAAGCCCCTCCCTAACCAGTTCCCCATCTCTACCGTCGAAAAACAGGTTGCCCGAGTCCAGGACATCATCAAGGCCGCTCTGGATATAGTCGAATTCAAAGACTCTTTGGAGGACTCCCCTAAAAGCCGTTTTCCATCGGGCTGCGTCAAGTCAACCCTGGACCAGAAAATTGGGAAGTCTCGCCCTTATTTCATCCCGCCCTCCACGCCCAAATTCGCTTCAAAAGGCCATCGGACCGCCAGCCAGCGGACGCTTCTCTTGCAAAAACAGGCAAAGCCTTCGCCCTACTCCTTCCTCGCCTCCGGATGCTACCTTTCCGCCCATTCCTCCTAACACCACTCTTCCCTGAACGTCTGTCGCCAGTTGAGGATTGTGGCTTATGAAAAGAAGTATTCTGTCATTCTGAACGAAGTCGGTGCTCCGACGCAGTCGAAGAATCAGTTATGACGGTAACTCCGCTAGCCTTATCAGTGACACACTCCACTTTCCTTGCCGTCCGCAATTCCTGTCAACCATCCGCAATTAATGCCAACTATCCAAGGAACCTTATCTTCACTCGTACTTCTTCTTGCCCACTAACTCTCCCTGATGCTACCATGACCTCTGAACCTAAATGGGAAGGCGAGTCATGGAAGTAGTCCTTAGCGCACCCCGGGGCTTCTGCGCCGGGGTAGTCCGCGCTATCGAAGTCGTTGAACTCTGCCTCGAGCGCTTTAACCCGCCCATTTATGTAAAGCACCAGATCGTCCACAACCCCTACGTCGTCGCCGCCCTCGAAAAGAAAGGCGCCATCACCGTCGAGGACGTGGATGAAATCCCCCCCGGCTCCACCGTCGTCTTCTCCGCCCACGGCTCGCCGCCCGAAGACTTCCAGAAGGCCAAAGACCGGAGCCTTCGCGTCATCGACGCCACCTGCCCCCTCGTTACGCGCGTTCACAACGAGGCCCTCAAGTACAGCCGAGAAGGCAAAAAGCTCGTCCTCGTTGGCCACCGCGGCCACGCCGAAGTCCGCGGCACCATGGGCCAGTCCCCCATGCTCCTCATCGACGACCGTCACGTCAACGACGTCCCATCTTGGAATCCCAACACGGAAATCGCTGTCCTCACCCAGACTACCCTCTCCGTGGACGATACCGCCAAAGCCATCGGCCGCATCAAGGAACGCTTCCCCAGCGCCATTATCCGCAACGACGTCTGTTACGCCACCACCAACCGCCAGGAGGCCGTCAAAAAGCTCGCCAAAGTTGTGGACCTGGTCCTGGTCATCGGCGCCGAGAACTCCTCCAACTGCAACCGCCTCCGTGAGGTGGCCGAAAGTTATGGCGTCCCCGCCTACCTCATCAACGGCGCCAACGAACTGAAAAACGAGTGGTTGGAGGGCGTCCAGCGCGTCGGCATCACCTCCGGCGCCTCCACCCCGGAAATCTTGGTGGAAGAGGTCATAGAAGCCCTCAAGCCCGAGGAAGTCTCCACCCTCAAAGGCGTCGATGAAGACGTAACCTTCGTCCTCCCCAAAGAACTCCGCTAACCGCCCGATGTCATTGAGCCTCGATATCTTGAGTGATTGCTCTGTCCAGAAAATTCCTTTCTCTCTCAAAATGCTTAGATCTTGTCGAGGTTTGAAGCATATAAAGAGGGCTGACCGGCACCAAGGAAATTCCTTCTCCCCTTGTGCCTGTCCCGAGTACCCCCGAGGGAGGAGAAGGCGTAGCATGAGGGGTGAATCCCTAGCACTACAAGACACTCATCAGAGCCAACACTCCCTGTTCATCCCCAAACCAACATGTCGTTCCCGCAGACAGGCCATCTTATAAAATGAAACCCTACAACCGTCCCCTCACCATCTGGGGCTTCCTCTGGAGCCTCCCCGTCACCGTCCTCGGCCTCCCCCTGGCCCTCCTCTCCTTCCCCTCCCTCGGCCTCCGCGGCGGCGTCCTCCTCTGCGTCGGCAACCGGGGCTTCGCCCACCTCTTCCTCGCCAAACGCGGCTACGCCGCTATAACCCTTGGCCATATCCTCATCGCCATCCGGCCTCCGCCCAACCACCTTTGGCAGCACGAGCGCGAGCACACCCGCCAGGCCCAGCGCCTTGGCATCTTCTTCCTCCTCGCCTATCTCTTCTTCCTGGCCCGCCACGGCTACCGACAGAATCCCTTCGAAGTCGCTGCCCGCCAGGTCCAGGACCAGTTCCGCGCCGACAATCCCGCTATCGCCGACCAGCTAATCGGCTAAAATAGACCTTACTTACTCCGCATCGGAGGCTTCTAGTGGCGAAAATTCCTGAGCTAAAAGAGCAGTACCTGTCCCTGGACAGGGAGATCAAATGGAAAGGCGAGGAGGTTATCGACACCGGATGCCTACTAGCCTTCGAGTACGAATACCCCGACCAGCCGGCTGAAGTCAAAATCGACACCGACGAATTCACCGCCGTCTGCCCCTGGACCGGCCTCCCCGACTACGGCGTCCTCACCATCCACTACACGCCGTCGGACAAAGTCATCGAGCTCAAGTCCCTTAAGTACTATCTGTTCTCGTATCGAGACGTTGGCATCGTCCAGGAGCACGCCGCCAACCGCATCCTCAACGACCTCGTCGCCCTATGCCGCCCCCGCAGCATGAAAATAACCCTGGACTACAAAGTCCGAGGCGGCATCCACACCGTCGTCACCACCGAATACCCCACGGCCAACGCCTAAACGCATTCTTGTCATTCTGAGCTAAGTCCTTCTGTACTCGGAAGGACTTAGTCGAAGAATCTGTTCTCACATCAAACCTGGCCTCATCTTAGGCTGGATGAATCCACTATTTTTGTAGGGGCGAGGTGACCTCGACCATCCCTGCAACGCCCACCTACTTCTTCCTCCCCACCAAAACGTCCTCTCCGCTCACCCTCACTTCATATACAGACAACGCCTCGTCAGCCGGCGGCGACTCCGGCTGCCCCGTCTTGATATTAAATATCGCCGCGTGTATCGGGCACTCCACCAGGTGGCCGTCAAAATACCCCTCCGAAAGCAGCCCGCCCGCGTGTGTGCACTCCTCCCCGACAGCGTAAAACTCCCCGCCTAGGTTCACAATCATAACCCGTTCCGTCCCTATCTCCACCACCTTCAGCTTCCCCGGCGGGATCTCAGCGGTCGTAGCTGCCTTTCTAAACTCCTCTGCCATGCGCACCTCTGCTGGAATAACTAGCTGCCCATTTTAAGACTAGCCCTAATCGACGGCCAGCCAGCCAGATTATAGCTGCTTTACGTAGCGCACAAAAGGCTGGCTTTCCTTCGCAGTTTATCCTTGACTTGCCCCTACCCCTTGGCTAGAATCGAATTATGCTCTCATCCGCTAATCTGGGATAGCGTATCTCTTGCATCAACCAATTCATTACACAGCGCAATTCATGAGGATAATTATTGAGGCTATCATAATTACCAAGGGCTTCGGCCCTGAGACACATACGCACGGAAAATTCCTGGGGGCACATCAAATGCCCCCAAGTGTTTTTCAGACGACTGGGAGGTTAACATGGCCCAGCTAAAAGAACGACCAGCCACCAGCCACAGCGCATCACTGCCCCACCACGACTTGAGCGTCTCCGACTCCCAGATGCTCGAGCTCTACTCCAAGATGGTCCTGGCTCGTGGCTTGGACGAACGCCTCTGGGCCTTGAACCGCCAGGGCAAAGTCCCCCTCCTAGCCTCCTGCCAGGGCCTCGAGTCCGCCTCCGTCGGCAACGCCTTTGCCGCCCTCCAGGAAGGCGGATGCTTCTTCTTCTCTTATTACCGCGAGCTTCCCCTCCGCCTCATGCTGGGCCTCTCGCCTCTGGATATCATGGTGGCCCACTACGGCAAGGCCGCTGACGCTTTCAACGCCGGCCGTCAGTTCCTCTTCCAGGGCTACTCCCCCAAACACCCCATCATCATCAACTCCAATGTTGTCGGCTCCAGCCTCTGCCATGCCACCGGCTACGCCCTGGGCTGCAAGACCCTGGGCGAGGACACAGTAGTCCTCGTCTCCTTCGGCGACGGCGGCTCCAGTGAGGGCGAGGCCCATGAGGCTATGAACTTCGCCGGCATCCATAAGCTTCCCATTGTCTTTATCTGCTACAACAACAAGCTCGCCATATCCGTCCCCCAACGAAAGCAGATGGCCATCGACAACCTCGCCGACCGCGCCCCCGGCTACGGCTTCCCCGGCTACTCCATTGACGGCATGGATATCCTGTCTGTCATAAAACACACCCGCGAGGCCATCCAGCGCGCCCGCTCCAAGGACGGCGGCCCCACCCTCCTCGAGTTCAAGGTCGAGCGTCTGAAACCTCACACCTCCGACGACGACGACCGCAAGTACCGCACCCCGGAAGAACTGGACCTCGTGCGCCGCCGTGACCCCCTACCCATCTTCCGCTCCTATCTCCTCGAACACGGAGTCATCACTGACGAGCAAGACCGGCTTATCCAGGCCCAGGTAAAAGAGAAGATTGACCAGGCCACCGAGGCGGCGGAGAAGGAGCCTTGGCCTGATCCCTCCACCCTCCTAAACCACGTTTATTCTCCCTAAGTGTCCTGCAGTAGCTCACACTTGAGGCGCAAAAATGTACTGCTCGGCTCCAAGGAAATTCCTTCTCCCCTTGTGGGAGAAGGCGCAGGTTGAAGACTCGCCGTGGCGAGATGAGGGTTGAAACCCTGTGGACACAATTCGAGCATTAATACCAACCATTCCCTACTCTCCGATTCAGTCTCAAAAAACTAGCGTAAGACTCTAAAGGGAGCTTCTATGGCCGCAAAATCTGTCATCGAAGCCATCCGTGAAGCCATGCTGGAGGAGATGCGCGCCGACTCCCGCGTTATGGTCCTGGGCGAGGACGTCGGCAAGCGCGGCGGCGTCTTCCTCGCCACCCAGGGCTTCATCGAAGAGTTCGGCGAAGCCCGCGTCATCGATACCCCCCTCGCCGAGGCCTCCATCGCCGGCATCTCCGTCGGCCTCGCCTTCAAGGGCCTCCGCCCCATCGCAGAAATCCAATTCTCCGACTTCTGGTGGCCCGCCTGTAACCAGATCATCGGCGAGGCCTCCCGCGCCCACTACGGCAGCAACGGCGCCCTCAGCGTCCCCATGGTCGTCCGCATCCCCTACGGCGGCGGCGTCCTCGGCGGTCTCTACCACTCCCAGAGCATCGAAGGCTATCTCTACAACACCCCCGGCCTCAAGGTCATCACCCCTGCTACCCCCTACGACGCCAAGGGCCTCCTCAAAGCCTCTATTCGAGATAACAACCCTGTCATCTTCCTCGAGCACAAAAAGACCTACCGCGCCGTCCGTGGCGAAGTCCCCGACGGCGACTACATCATCCCCATCGGCGTCGCCGACGTTAAGCGGCAGGGTTCCGACATCAGCCTCTTCTCCTATGGCCTCACCATGCATTACAGCCTGGAAGCCGCCGCCCGGCTGGAAAAAGAGGGCGTCAGCGTGGAGGTCGTCGACCTCCGTACCCTGCGGCCCCTGGACAAGGACACCATCCTCGCCTCCGCCAGGAAGACCGGCAAGGTCCTTATCGCCCACGAGGCCAACGTCATCGGCGGAGTCGGCGCTGAAGTCGCCGCCATCATCGCCGCCGACGCCTTCGAGTATCTCGACGCGCCTATCCATCGCATCGGCGGCCCCGACGCCCCGGGCATGGCCTTCGCTCCTACCCTCGAAAGCGCCTACATGCTCAACCCCGACAAGATTTCCGCCGCCCTCCGCGAGTTGGCGGCCTACTAGCAGGCTATGGCTAAAATCCTCATCGAGCTTCCCCAGGTGGGCGAGTCCGTCGTCGAAGGCGTTATCGACAAGTGGCTGAAAAAGCCCGGCGATAAGGTCTCCAAGTTCGACCCCCTCGTTGAAGTCGTCACCGACAAGGTCAATATGGAGGTCCCTTCTCCCTACGACGGCGTCATCACCCGCATCCTCGCCCAGGAAGGCGCCACCATCCCCATGGGCGCCCCCATCGCCGAGCTTGAGACCTCTGACCCTGCCGCCCTCCAGGCCCAGCCG contains:
- the ispH gene encoding 4-hydroxy-3-methylbut-2-enyl diphosphate reductase, which produces MEVVLSAPRGFCAGVVRAIEVVELCLERFNPPIYVKHQIVHNPYVVAALEKKGAITVEDVDEIPPGSTVVFSAHGSPPEDFQKAKDRSLRVIDATCPLVTRVHNEALKYSREGKKLVLVGHRGHAEVRGTMGQSPMLLIDDRHVNDVPSWNPNTEIAVLTQTTLSVDDTAKAIGRIKERFPSAIIRNDVCYATTNRQEAVKKLAKVVDLVLVIGAENSSNCNRLREVAESYGVPAYLINGANELKNEWLEGVQRVGITSGASTPEILVEEVIEALKPEEVSTLKGVDEDVTFVLPKELR
- a CDS encoding non-heme iron oxygenase ferredoxin subunit, which encodes MAEEFRKAATTAEIPPGKLKVVEIGTERVMIVNLGGEFYAVGEECTHAGGLLSEGYFDGHLVECPIHAAIFNIKTGQPESPPADEALSVYEVRVSGEDVLVGRKK
- a CDS encoding FAD-binding protein gives rise to the protein MDKKYDLLIVGAGVAGLTAGLYAARYGLRTAVLERMMPGAQIINVERIENFPGFPQGISGAELAPLIQEQAMNAGAEILTDEVVDLRLEGEDRVLATEEGEYRAAAVIVAAGSSLRRLGLAREEEMQGRGLSHCATCDGPLFQDQVVGVVGGGDSAADEALTLANYASKVVLFHRRGEMRTQRVLQERVAGSPKIEVRWNTVVEELLGDEMLSGVRVKDGQTGEAGQVELSGLFVYVGLEPNTRFVSKALKLDKAGHIGVGLDMGTEMPGVFAAGDIRQRSSGQLASAAGDGATAAISAYRYLKTKRSNSKVRGGLGCWRY
- a CDS encoding thiamine pyrophosphate-dependent dehydrogenase E1 component subunit alpha gives rise to the protein MAQLKERPATSHSASLPHHDLSVSDSQMLELYSKMVLARGLDERLWALNRQGKVPLLASCQGLESASVGNAFAALQEGGCFFFSYYRELPLRLMLGLSPLDIMVAHYGKAADAFNAGRQFLFQGYSPKHPIIINSNVVGSSLCHATGYALGCKTLGEDTVVLVSFGDGGSSEGEAHEAMNFAGIHKLPIVFICYNNKLAISVPQRKQMAIDNLADRAPGYGFPGYSIDGMDILSVIKHTREAIQRARSKDGGPTLLEFKVERLKPHTSDDDDRKYRTPEELDLVRRRDPLPIFRSYLLEHGVITDEQDRLIQAQVKEKIDQATEAAEKEPWPDPSTLLNHVYSP
- a CDS encoding aminotransferase class III-fold pyridoxal phosphate-dependent enzyme, whose product is MPTIVEEYVKKHPKAAALFKQSAETFPDGVTHDTRYMTPFPLYITEARGGLKWDVDGFEYVDYVSGHGALILGHSHQAIVKVVQDQMAKGTHLGANTEYELRWGKAIKALMPSVEKIRFHSSGTEATLMAMRMARAYTGKNKIVKFQDHFHGWHDYAMAGGDGSPGGIPASTWESMAVVPSGDLQALDRLLSKDKDVAGVISEPTGPHMGQYPLKNPDYLKSLREITQKHGVVMILDEVVTGFRLSKGGAQVKYGITPDLTTMAKIVAGGLPGGAVGGKADIIDMIQHRGDAAFDNKRRVAHNGTFNANPLSAVAGYTALEMLAKEPINARADATAAELRKGLNEVFSKMEVPGVAHGVSSLVLIAFGVESDPEEVWKVSSEKLHHGAKAGALPNFKKSMINNGVDIMGGRGFIVSAVHTKKDVEKTVGAFEKTLSAMRKENLV
- a CDS encoding alpha-ketoacid dehydrogenase subunit beta, giving the protein MAAKSVIEAIREAMLEEMRADSRVMVLGEDVGKRGGVFLATQGFIEEFGEARVIDTPLAEASIAGISVGLAFKGLRPIAEIQFSDFWWPACNQIIGEASRAHYGSNGALSVPMVVRIPYGGGVLGGLYHSQSIEGYLYNTPGLKVITPATPYDAKGLLKASIRDNNPVIFLEHKKTYRAVRGEVPDGDYIIPIGVADVKRQGSDISLFSYGLTMHYSLEAAARLEKEGVSVEVVDLRTLRPLDKDTILASARKTGKVLIAHEANVIGGVGAEVAAIIAADAFEYLDAPIHRIGGPDAPGMAFAPTLESAYMLNPDKISAALRELAAY
- a CDS encoding threonine synthase, coding for MKSYLTHLECTACGKTHPHAQAIRTCPDCGKVLFARYDLPKARREITPKAFQGRGNSMWRFFELMPVLNERNVVSLGEGGTPLLKAERLGKKLGLKNLYLKDEGLNPTGSFKARGLSAAVSKAKEVGQMRVTIPTAGNAGGALAAYAARGGLESYVFMPKDAPDANKIECQVLGSNLNLVDGLISDAGRISQEKAKKEGLFDLSTLREPYRAEGKKTMALELAIDLGWRAPDAIIYPTGGGTGIVGMHKAFNELRELGWIDSPQPKFVSIQAEGCQPLVKAYREGADKAEPYPNAHTLASGLRVPGVFADYIILKVLRETGGTALPVPDRDMVAAMKELGAAEGVFACPEGAATLAGLKQLLKQNFFKGDETIILMNTGSGLKYLDVLNAH
- the queF gene encoding NADPH-dependent 7-cyano-7-deazaguanine reductase QueF is translated as MSLDREIKWKGEEVIDTGCLLAFEYEYPDQPAEVKIDTDEFTAVCPWTGLPDYGVLTIHYTPSDKVIELKSLKYYLFSYRDVGIVQEHAANRILNDLVALCRPRSMKITLDYKVRGGIHTVVTTEYPTANA